From Quercus robur chromosome 8, dhQueRobu3.1, whole genome shotgun sequence:
CCTATCTGGCTTTATTTCAAAGCTGTACAGCTGAGACCTGCAAATCCTGATGACCCTTTTCCAAAAACACACTATATTATGATCAGTATTATTAGTGTCTGTTCATTTACACAGATCCGACCATATCCAGAAGCCAAAACCTCTaagattataaattttcaaattaacaGTCCATTAATCTTTAACTAAGAGATTCCCCATCTGGGCTTGATTGAAGCCTTCCAAGTCCAATGTGTTCAAAAAACTTGATATTAATTGtatgtttggactttggatgGAGGGAGATAGATTAGTATATTCTAACCACCTTTCTCTCTACACCACTTTCCTCTCCTTTCCCTCCATATCATTCTGTTCCAAATATTCCATTAACAAGGgatcataaattataaatataaccTTTTAGGTTGAATCTCCATAAACGCGGGTAAAGTTGAAAGTTTACTTCCATTTAAATGCACGAATTATAATTGATGAGCCAAAAAAGCTCTTAAAAGGTCCATGCCTTCTAGCTCCATAGGGGATACAATGCTAATCAGCTTGTCAGAAGTTAGAACTGTGGACATACCTATCCACCTCCCAAATTGATGGTTGCCATCTTGCCTCATAAATGTTTCCTTCGAAGAGAGAGGGAGCTTTCTATCAAATGCAATCCATTGGTACAAACTAGTAAATTACAAATCGTGctctatataaaatttgatcaaTATTACAAACTGAAgtgccaaaattttgaaaattatgagATTTGAGATTTACATATTTGCTTTTGTGCAAATTTCACGCATCTagcataccaaaaaaaaaaaaaaaaaaaaaaaaaacacaagaaagagatAATTTAAGTGCCCCGAGGCAAAGCCGACATTTTTATACATCATTTTGATGATTTTATCCAAACACTTGTGCTTCTAAGTCAAAGGCTCTTTTGCAGAGGCATTACATCATGAAGTGACATTGGTATCTTATAAAGATTGGAGACAACAAAGGGAAGAGTACTCTAACCCGTTATATCATGAACACAATATAGAGATTGGCTTTGAAGTTTATCTACAACTGTTTGTAGCAACTATAGGCAATGGCAACCGATGCTGCAGCACAAACAACAGCGAGAGCTGCATACATATCTTCTCGCTCCCAGCTGTCAAACCATGTTGGCATCGCACAAACTTTGCGTGCACTACCCCCTTTAACACCATTGATCCTGGAATTTAGTTTCTTGCTACTCTTTTTATCGGATATCACCTTTGCTGTACCCACATTGGCATCTTGAGTCTCTAGCTTTTCTGGAAATGCAGGGTACTCACAGCAGTACGAGTTTCCATTTTCCTGGCAACACCCCATTTCCTCAGGTTGAGATTGACAAGCAGCAGTGTGCATCTCACTTTTATGTGTTTGTGTCAGTTCTTCAGTTTTATTCCCAACATTTGTCTCGCCATTTAAATTTTGCCTAAGTTCATAGGATTTATTCTGTTCCTCTTCTGATAATCCCATCTGACCCCTGACATCACCATCAAATGTTAAGCCTAGTCAaccatttcaatttaaaaatactTGAGAAGACAAAATATGGACCAACACATATGACACTACAGTGTAGTAACAAAAAGCAACAGTTGATAAACTCATTTATATTTACTCCAGATTCTATGTGAGTTGAATCACAATTCTTTGTTAcactattttctttcttaactCTCAGCTTcctatataaaggaaaaaagaaaacttccTGTCAGCTCCTATCATAGAGCTAAAATTCATATCAAAAGCAATACAGCTCTGAGATATGTGTCCGTCTGCTTTCAGCCTTTTTGTTTAGCTTTTATGTAAatctttttaaaacctcactttttctcattttttcaaagtacaagtatattttagcacactttcaacaaaaagctaaataagctAATGCCAAAAGCACGCTAGTCTACTTCTagtagagggaaaaaaaaattgcataccacCTTGAAAGAAATCATATAGTttacacacaaacacaatacACAAAGGACAAATACAAGAAGATTACCTCCACAGCCCATTTacaatttctcctttcaaaATATGCTGCTCAAGCAACACAGGTACATCCTCTGGAGTGACATAACCATACctatagattaaaaaaagaaagcttcatcatcaataaactaaaaaaatgtatatatgcCTTGGGAAGGATGAAAAACTTTACCTGGTAAATCACAATGTATGACAAACTTGAATGCATTAGCttgtaaaaataaatcaatcaaatgaCATCCCCTTACCAGTGTCCAGTGACTTCTCCATTGATTTTTGATCCAAATATGATAACATTTCCTGCATACTGATGTCCCCCAATGTGTGAGCATGGACTAACAGAAATTTTACTTTGAAGACCACGTAATTCTATCTCTTCTTTGAATCTACCGACTAGGGCAGGTCCACAAACTCCACAACGGCGATCTCGGGACCCATGAGAACATACAAAAACGTATGAACCCTTTAATCTTTCAGGAGTTCCAGGTAGCCATTCACCATCCTTCACAAGCACTTCCTCAACAAATGTGTCAACATCAAAATGTGTCAATCTCCTGCATTTTTCACCAAAGTTGATCAGTAATAAAtttaaggggggggggggggggggaaataaaaaatcatttgacCAAATCTCAAATGGGCATGCCATTGACCTGTATCTTATCATGTCTGGAAAGATTAGTACATCCCCATTTGATGTCTCGGTTCCATCATGTCCCTCACATATTGTCAAGCGGGTCTAAAGAGAAATGAAAGAGACAAGGGGAGAAGATTAACATCAACTGATATTATACTGGGGGAAGGGGAGGTAACGGAATAGCATGCAACATGTATGACGGGCATGGGCTATTTTAAGCAGGtaacatcaacaataaaaaaacagcACTATCCACCATCATCAAATTATTTCATTCATTTGCCCAAACACATAGGCTGCTGGATACTCATTATCACTACTCTCATtatgaaacaaatataaatactaATTACCATAATAATCAAATGCAATAATTTGCAGGCCACAGTTAACATCAGTTCTTGGATCTAGGTATTTAACAGTCAACTAGAAGATGAtgcatccaaaaaaagaagtcCACACCTACAATACAGTATCCTGATAGTCATGAATGTTGTGAAAGACAAAACTGATCTCTTACATATATTTGAAACAGCACTAGCAGTCCAGCTGAAACTGCTTGGAACACCGAAAATCAAGTTCTCAACATGGTTACTACTTTTTGGTGTATTGATGAAATAGAAGGCACTATCTCAACTTGACAACCAAACAATAAAgacatcaaaaataaaataaaaaatgagagaaaatggaaaaaatttagACTGAGTAAGCCAGATTATGGTGGTAAGAGAGGTCTTTTTAATACTTGAATACAAATTTGGGGGcataattgtttttctttatttctagaACTAAATACCATTCTCTTCTTATAATAGCCTCTCCACAAACTAAGCAGTAAATCCTACATCCAAACCCGACAACTAGaaccatattttttttaaccagtATTACTAATATTAAGAGAGTCAAATCTATGCCTTATTCAGaaccaaaatatatttttgcaaaACATCAATCATCCCCAAAATTACCCAAACCCCAACCTCTACTGCAACAAACTTACTAATCTTCTAGATCTCCCACAATTCACATCCTCACATCActccaaaaatacaaacaatccACAAGACCCCAAAAAACTCACCTCAATATcctgaaaacaaaataaattcacaCCACGTCCAAACCAATGGACACCaaatcacaaatttcaaatgaatcccagaacaaaaacaaatccaTAAGATACCCTAAACCAACCAGAAATCAACAAATTCCCAACCAACCCTCcataaaacatttataaaaaaaagatcaaCTCATACTTCCAAATTACTCCTAATAACAAGTAAgcacgagaaaaaaaaaaaaaaaaaaacacttcattTAACAAACTTCAAAATCAACACATATCAAAAGTGAACCTATAAGCCTCCAAATAACCCTTTAAATACAATCAATTCTCAAAACACACAAACCCACATCACCCATGTCAACGTTGAAAGCAAAAGCCTCCAAAACACACCCTCAACATACACAACCCCTTTCAATTCACTAATTTCACAATGAACTCACTTCAGCAGTGAAAGAAAAAGCCTCCAAATCACAcctcaaaatacaaaaaacccTCCAAAACACACCTCAAACAAAACTAATCCACAAAGCAGACAAACCTGTTTcaacaacagcagcagcaacaacaaagccttagtcccaaatttcgtggtcggctatggatcctcaacaaattaATCGGGCCCTGCcacattctttcttttcctctattcAACCCGTTTCAAATaactaaattcaaaatcaaCCATTATCAGGAGTGaaataaaaaaccaacaaaaaacacaaacccattttgAAATCACTAAATTCAGAATAAACCCACATTAACCCTGAAAGCAAAAGCCTCACAACAAACCCACTCCACCAGGCACACACAACCTTTTCAATTTAATAAATCTAAAACCAACCATCACTAGAACCAAGAAATCACACAAACCTATTTCcactaaatttataatgaaCCCATATCAACACTTAGAACAAAGGCCTCCAAAATcacacaaaaacccatttcaatTCACTAAATTTACAGTTGGCTCATATCaacactttgaaaaaaaaatcctttaaaatcacacaaaaacccatttcaatTCACTAAATTCACAATAAACCCCCATATTAACACTTAGAAGAAAAGCCTCCCAAATCACACAAAATCTCATTTCAATTTGCTCAATTTACAATGAACCCATATCAGGGCTACAAAATCACACAAGACCCCATTTCAATTCACAGCATTTATAATGAACCCATATCCACGCTTAGAACAAAAGGGCCCCAAAATCACACAATACCCCCATTTCAATTCACAAGTGACACACCTCTTTGTTCATATCAGCTCTTCACAAACAAGAAAtcacacaaacccatttcaattcactaaatttataatgaaCCCACATCAACACTTGGAACAAAAGCCTCAAAACTAACACAAAAAATCCCATTTTTCAATTCACGAAATCCAAActaaaaaccacaaaaaaaaaactcaacagtGACCTACCTCTTTGTTCATATCAGCTTTCTTAGCCATTACAGCAGCAGAGAGCAACCTGGGAACACGATCGAATTCAGAGGCTTCGATTCTTGCGGGCCAAACCTTGGGGTTCTTGTAGCAAAGGAAGACGTGGCGCTGGTAGAACTCGACGGAGCCGGCGAGTCGACTCGTCCTGAAGTCCAGGCGAGAGAAACCGAACTCAGCGTCACTGACGGTATCGGCTCCACCAGATAATAACCCTTCGTTCTGGAAGCTCCCGGAGGCGCTGCTGATGAGAGAATTTGGGTCGGTGAGGTAGCTGTCAAGTGATTCCGAGACTGTGATTGGTGAAGATGGGTTCGTGAATGTCAGAGCTTCTTCTCTGTCTCTGTTGCTAGCCATAGATATTATCActgtcagagagagagagagagagagtgagtgagtgagtgtgTTTGTTgcgtgagaaagagagagagagagtgtgtttgtgtttggagagagagagagagagaggggttggGTGCCAGTGGTATTGGAAGGAGGGGTGTGGAAATAGACTTTGGTCATTGCTCAGAGACAGCATGACACGTGTCATTCAGGGGAGTTTCTTGACCCTTGGAGTTAAGTGTCTGGCTGTCTTTTGACTCTTGGATCTCCTTTTCTAGTCTACtctctaaattttctttttttatgaacttTCTAGTCTACTCTATAGTTCTTGGATGTAGTAAAATGTTCATACTAGCTAGGCTAATAATTTGTTTGTGTGCTTGTATTGGGTGTGGTGACACTCATAATATTACTTTACATTGTCACAAATAGAAAATGTTAAAGCCagtttcaattattatataaaaggTTTACAAATGAAGGTAACAAAGAATGAGATTAGTCGGGGCGCAGCAGCAGCCTTCGTTGGGAGACTCACCCACCATCTCCAGGTGCGCGACCCGGGTCGGGTCCGAATTAGTCGGGGCGAAGCTCCGGATACCGGgcgggaaaccaaaaaaaaaaaaaaaaaaaagaatgagattAGTATCATATTTACAAcataataacttaaaatataatgaatatgaTTGGTATCATATTGACAATATGTGAAATCTCTAATAGGTATGTCCCCATGAAAAAAAGTAACTTTGTGTAGTTTGTGATTAGATATAACAGTTAAGATTCTCGTTTTGTGGTTGGATGTACTCTTATGGTTCCTTAACTTTCGGAGAACACGGTGTTGTGTTATTGTAAGTTCTATGTGACAGGAAATTCCCATTAAAAAAGGGACAACTTTTATGTTGCTTATAATTGGATGTAACGGTTAAGACTCTTAGTTTGTGATTGGATGTAATTTTTAAGATTGTCTCTTGGATAAATCTTCTCTTAATAGATCTCTTTTTGTTCCTCAATTTTTGGAGAACGTGGCATTGTATGTATTCTCTATTCCAAACATTTCAGAAAAGTAGATGACAAGTTTTAAATCCTAATGCAAGCAAGACATGTCTTGTCTTTTTCGCCACATTGCGCATAACGGGTTTAGTatttattacaaaaacttaaaaaagaaaaaccagataATGAATATATTCGATATGATATTACTATGTGCATCTCTATGATAGGTAAGTCCCCATGAAAAAGGAATAACTTTTGTGCAATTTATGATTGgatataacaattaaaattgCCATTTTGTGATTGGATGTAACTATTAAGATTGTCTCTCAAATAAATATTTCTCTTAACATatcactttttgttttttaattttcggaaAATGTGGTGTTATATTATTGTAAGTTCTCTATTCCAAACATTTCTTGAAAGTAGACAACAACTTTTGAATCTTAATGCAGTCCAGTCAAGTCATGTATTGTCCTTTTCACCACATCATGTATAACGGGTTTAAGATTTATTACAATAATTTACAAACTAACTTGATAATGAATATAATTGGTAACATTTTGCTATATGCATCTTTGTGATAGGTAAGTTCCCATGAGAAAGGAATACCTTTCGTGTAGTTTGTGATTGGATGTAACAGTTAAGATTATCTCTTGGATAAATTCCTCTCTTAATAGATCTCTTCTGTTCCTCAAACTTCAGAGAATGCAGTGGCATATTATTGTAATTTCTCTGTTCCAAATATTATGTGAAAGTagataataagttttaaatctTAATGCAAACAAAGCATGTCTTGTCTTTTTTGTTGCATCGCGTATAATGGGTTTAGAGTTTATTATAATAAGTTACAGACTAACTTgataatgaataaaattttggtaTCATATAGCTATGTGTATCTTTGTTATAGGTAAGCTCATTGAAAAAAGGGGTAACTTTCGTGTAGCATGTGATTGGATGTAATGGTTAACATTGTCAATTTATGattatatgtaatttttaagATTGTCTATTGGATAAATCTTTCTCTTAATAGATCTCTTCTCGTTCTTCAATCTTTAGAGAatttggcatatatatatatatatatatatatttattattattgtaagttCTCTATTCCAAACATTTCCTATAAGTAGACTAGATGCTTTAAATTCTAATGCCAGCAAGACATGTCTTGTCCTTTTCGCCACATTAGTTTagagttttgttttaaatgaaaaaaaataataaaatttcaaataaattaaagggtaaattaaaaatgttgtgagaATCGTATctcatttattaaaatttcaaagtggACAGTACCTCAAAATAGAacaatttataaacaaaatgagTTGGAGAAAGATAGTCAATGCAATGTGCTCAGAATCAGATTATCTACACAAGAGAGATCATACAAAGTGGCCTGTATATGCTAAGTAAAAATGTCATGCCCAATGATACTTTCCTCCTTAAGGCTCCTATAAGGTGAACTATGATATAACAATAGAAAGAACCCATATTGAGATTGCACATTGCAATCATTTTTCGCGATTAGGAAGGAGTTATGAGAATTCCCAAAGTTAGTCCTGAAGTGGCAGAGGATATATGGGGATGAGAAACCTGATAGTTGAGGGATGCAAGCTTTAGATGAGCATTAAAGTCTAATGTTGTGAGTACTGTTCGTGTTTGGACTTTTCCTCCAAGGCTATAGCACTCCTTGAGGAAAGAGCATTGTGCATTTTGATTTACATTAATGACTTTAtcatttatccaaaataaataaatgaaaaaacacCAGCAATCAATGTTTTGTGTTGTTGGTTATATTTTCAATATTACTAGAATTATATTAAGTCAAGGGCTACTGACACCACTCGGGGGAATTTAGATGGTAGAATCATTGAATTGGAGCGTGACGTAAATCCAAAAGTCTCATGTTTAATCCACCACACAATTAATTCATGGGGTTTTTAGAGTATCTTATGGATTGGGAGTAGAATAGTCTAACTAAAGATTGAGACACcacttctttatatatatacttcaaATTATTGGAGTTGGGCTTCTTATGAGTTCCAGTCTTCCAATGTGATGTGAAACCTTATGGTTTTGTCTACATCTTTGCAAGTGATCAATCAATTAACTTAAGAGAAAATAGTTACAAAGTCAATCTATTACCAAAGGAAAGAATGTATTCAATCAAGTAAAGCATAGTTTCAGGGGTCTAAAATCATAGTTCATAGGCTGGGGCGTGCTAAAGTAGGCATTTGATCCCGGAGTTTAGTTCCTTGCTGCTATT
This genomic window contains:
- the LOC126694281 gene encoding uncharacterized protein LOC126694281 isoform X4; protein product: MNKETRLTICEGHDGTETSNGDVLIFPDMIRYRRLTHFDVDTFVEEVLVKDGEWLPGTPERLKGSYVFVCSHGSRDRRCGVCGPALVGRFKEEIELRGLQSKISVSPCSHIGGHQYAGNVIIFGSKINGEVTGHWYGYVTPEDVPVLLEQHILKGEIVNGLWRGQMGLSEEEQNKSYELRQNLNGETNVGNKTEELTQTHKSEMHTAACQSQPEEMGCCQENGNSYCCEYPAFPEKLETQDANVGTAKVISDKKSSKKLNSRINGVKGGSARKVCAMPTWFDSWEREDMYAALAVVCAAASVAIAYSCYKQL
- the LOC126694281 gene encoding altered inheritance of mitochondria protein 32-like isoform X2: MARRDREEAMILTNPSSSSSPITVSDPLDAEFGFSRPDFRTSQLAGSVEFYQRHVFLCYKNPQVWPSKIEDSEFDQVPRLLFAAVMVRKADMNKETRLTICEGHDGTETSNGDVLIFPDMIRYRRLTHFDVDTFVEEVLVKDGEWLPGTPERLKGSYVFVCSHGSRDRRCGVCGPALVGRFKEEIELRGLQSKISVSPCSHIGGHQYAGNVIIFGSKINGEVTGHWYGYVTPEDVPVLLEQHILKGEIVNGLWRGQMGLSEEEQNKSYELRQNLNGETNVGNKTEELTQTHKSEMHTAACQSQPEEMGCCQENGNSYCCEYPAFPEKLETQDANVGTAKVISDKKSSKKLNSRINGVKGGSARKVCAMPTWFDSWEREDMYAALAVVCAAASVAIAYSCYKQL
- the LOC126694281 gene encoding uncharacterized protein LOC126694281 isoform X1: MASNRDREEALTFTNPSSPITVSESLDSYLTDPNSLISSASGSFQNEGLLSGGADTVSDAEFGFSRLDFRTSRLAGSVEFYQRHVFLCYKNPKVWPARIEASEFDRVPRLLSAAVMAKKADMNKETRLTICEGHDGTETSNGDVLIFPDMIRYRRLTHFDVDTFVEEVLVKDGEWLPGTPERLKGSYVFVCSHGSRDRRCGVCGPALVGRFKEEIELRGLQSKISVSPCSHIGGHQYAGNVIIFGSKINGEVTGHWYGYVTPEDVPVLLEQHILKGEIVNGLWRGQMGLSEEEQNKSYELRQNLNGETNVGNKTEELTQTHKSEMHTAACQSQPEEMGCCQENGNSYCCEYPAFPEKLETQDANVGTAKVISDKKSSKKLNSRINGVKGGSARKVCAMPTWFDSWEREDMYAALAVVCAAASVAIAYSCYKQL